In a single window of the Branchiostoma floridae strain S238N-H82 chromosome 2, Bfl_VNyyK, whole genome shotgun sequence genome:
- the LOC118407726 gene encoding uncharacterized protein LOC118407726 — MAATVRQWTSHDVQAWLLSLNIPCDAPLLQAADGKFLCQLHSLRAEAPEFFHQCLRRDLGFEDLRDLLNFADALKSLPTQDSVLHSPSDETRDTAQKTSPEIEKPTQPIKEGRKTTPMAEENPAFEQKAAVTIATEEAGSAEASMQDVPGAKEDSTSPERGVSASLTAQDEGARAESPALAAALQGLPPVATGASAAPVPVVSSAEFAALLKRELAVALERTSQGSPSPPPTGQQSSCGKDESKDETDTKRKD, encoded by the exons ATGGCTGCTACAGTCCGACAGTGGACCAGTCATGACGTGCAGGCATGGCTGCTCAGTCTAAACATACCATG TGACGCCCCCTTGTTGCAGGCAGCAGATGGCAAGTTCTTATGCCAGCTCCACTCCCTTAGGGCTGAG GCACCAGAATTCTTTCATCAATGTCTTAGAAGAGACCTTGGCTTTGAAGACCTGCGAGACCTTCTGAACTTTGCAGATGCACTCAAGAGTCTCCCAACACAAGATTCAGTCTTGCACTCTCCAAGTGATGAGACCAGAGACACTGCTCAAAAGACATCTCCAGAAATTGAGAAACCCACTCAACCCATTAAAGAAGGCAGAAAGACTACACCTATGGCAGAGGAGAATCCAGCTTTTGAGCAAAAGGCTGCAGTCACCATAGCAACAGAAGAAGCTGGATCTGCTGAAGCCTCCATGCAggatgtccctggtgctaaggAGGACTCAACTTCTCCAGAGAGGGGTGTTTCAGCTTCCCTTACTGCACAAGATGAGGGCGCTAGAGCAGAATCACCTGCACTAGCAGCTGCTTTACAGGGTCTTCCACCTGTTGCAACAGGTGCCTCAGCTGCACCTGTACCAGTGGTGTCATCTGCAGAATTTGCGGCTCTTCTAAAAAGGGAGCTTGCCGTAGCCTTGGAGCGTACCTCTCAAGGCTCACCCTCCCCACCACCAACAGGTCAACAGAGCTCTTGTGGAAAGGATGAGTCAAAAGATGAGACAGACACTAAGAGAAAAGACTAA